One window from the genome of Chiroxiphia lanceolata isolate bChiLan1 chromosome 15, bChiLan1.pri, whole genome shotgun sequence encodes:
- the LOC116794271 gene encoding protocadherin beta-15-like, which yields MAMARQVLCVCALLSVPLARSQPIRYSVAEEADSGSLVGNLAQDAALPPAQLSARRARLLPEDGRQHFRLDRDSGRLVVADRLDREQLCAQSHTCTLAFELLLADPLQFFRVEVALQDINDHSPVFPAERVTLKILETSDPGSRFPLEVARDLDIGSNSVQAYSISPENEYFSVSYGSRIRGKKYVELVLENPLDREEQAEMDFSLIAVDGGSPPRSGTTQIHITVLDVNDNAPVFTQEVYDVQVFENAPKGSVVFTVLAADRDSGINGDISYQFSEAVSQSESAFEIDPITGEIKLTKPLDFETAETHELSVRATDGGGLSAICKVLVQVLDVNDNAPELEVSSFSSPLPENSAPGTVVALFTVRDRDAGANGKVSCALDDQLVFSLRPAYKNYYELVTVSALDREETAQYMLTVTAADAGSPPLTSSHTFTVAISDVNDNAPVFSQTSYTMYVRENNVPGVLVGAVSAADADVGLNAKVSYSLSAGQAAERPRCSCLSVNSENGQVFVLRGLDYEQLRQSEVVVSASDAGSPPLRANVTVRLLVLDENDNAPLVLYPAHDSGPASSELVPVSAEAGYLVSKVVAVDADSGQNSWLSYHLLRATDPGLFAVAAQSGEVRLRRPLTDRDSVKHKLVVLVRDNGRPPLSATAALSALLLKDFSDLRQPHSSPATDDQPGSLTTYLILALLFVSLLFLGSTAAFVARGLCKRKELKAGHVLYGANNLPSGLAEAAAAGTLPHPYCYEISLTTGSANSDFKFLKPFVPSLTPQPCAMAGGPSEEQVFPCVPVPTEDVTPDDAGTASAEQFNRLSFN from the coding sequence ATGGCGATGGCAAGGCAagtgctttgtgtgtgtgctttgctGTCCGTGCCGCTCGCTCGCTCGCAGCCCATCCGCTACTCCGTGGCCGAGGAGGCGGACAGCGGCTCCCTGGTCGGCAACCTGGCGCAGGACGCGGCGCTGCCGCCGGCGCAGCTCTCGGCTCGCCGCGCCCGCCTGCTGCCCGAGGACGGCCGGCAGCACTTTCGCCTCGACCGCGACAGCGGCCGCCTCGTCGTGGCCGACAGGCTCGACCGGGAGCAGCTGTGCGCCCAGTCCCACACCTGCACGCTCGCCTTCGAGCTGCTGCTGGCCGACCCGCTGCAGTTCTTTCGGGTCGAGGTGGCCCTGCAAGACATCAATGACCATTCGCCCGTTTTCCCTGCTGAACGAGTCACTTTGAAGATCCTGGAAACGAGCGACCCAGGGTCTCGTTTCCCTCTGGAGGTTGCTCGGGACCTTGATATTGGCAGCAACAGCGTTCAGGCATACAGCATCTCTCCCGAGAACGAGTATTTTAGCGTCTCCTATGGGAGTCGGATTAGGGGCAAGAAATATGTTGAACTTGTATTGGAAAATCCTCTAgacagagaggagcaggcagagatggATTTCAGTCTCATTGCTGTGGATGGGGGCTCTCCACCCAGGAGTGGGACCACACAAATTCATATTACAGTTCTAGATGTCAATGACAATGCTCCCGTCTTCACACAGGAGGTGTATGACGTGCAGGTTTTTGAAAATGCACCAAAGGGCTCCGTGGTTTTCACTGTGTTGGCAGCAGATCGGGATTCAGGAATTAATGGAGACATCTCCTATCAGTTCAGCGAAGCAGTCAGCCAGAGTGAATCAGCATTTGAGATTGATCCCATAACGGGTGAAATCAAACTCACAAAGCCTCTGGACTTTGAGACAGCAGAGACTCACGAACTCAGTGTGAGGGCCACAGATGGTGGGGGCCTCTCAGCAATCTGCAAGGTGTTGGTGCAGGTGTTGGATGTGAATGACAATGCCCCGGAGCTGGAGGTCAGCTCCTTCAGCAGTCCCCTCCCCGAGAACTCAGCGCCCGGCACGGTCGTTGCCCTCTTCACTGTCCGGGACCGCGATGCCGGGGCCAACGGCAAGGTCTCGTGTGCCCTGGACGATCAGCTCGTCTTCTCCCTGCGCCCAGCCTACAAGAATTACTACGAGCTGGTGACCGTGAGTGCCCTGGACCGCGAGGAGACGGCTCAGTACATGCTGACGGTGACAGCGGCAGACGCGGGCTCCCCTCCTCTGACGAGCAGCCACACCTTCACCGTGGCCATCTCGGACGTCAATGACAACGCCCCCGTCTTCAGCCAGACCTCGTACACCATGTACGTGCGGGAGAACAATGTCCCCGGCGTGCTGGTCGGAGCCGTGAGCGCTGCAGATGCCGACGTGGGGCTCAACGCCAAGGTGAGCTATTCGCTGTCAGCGGGGCAAGCGGCGGAGCGGCCTCGGTGCTCGTGCCTGTCGGTGAACTCGGAGAACGGGCAGGTGTTTGTGCTGCGAGGCCTGGACTACgagcagctgaggcagagcGAGGTGGTGGTGAGCGCCTCTGACGCGGGCTCTCCTCCCCTGCGAGCCAACGTCACCGTCCGCCTGCTGGTGCTGGACGAGAACGACAACGCCCCGCTCGTGCTGTACCCGGCGCACGACAGCGGCCCGGCCTCCAGCGAGCTGGTGCCCGTGTCGGCTGAGGCGGGCTACCTCGTCTCCAAAGTGGTGGCCGTCGATGCCGACTCGGGGCAGAACTCGTGGCTCTCCTACCACCTGCTCAGGGCCACCGACCCCGGGCTCTTTGCCGTGGCCGCCCAAAGCGGCGAGGTCAGGCTCAGGAGGCCGCTGACAGACAGAGACAGCGTCAAGCACAAGCTCGTCGTCCTGGTGCGAGACAACGGCCGCCCACCCCTCTCAGCCACCGCCGCTCTCAGCGCACTCCTGCTCAAGGACTTCTCCGACCTGCGCCAACCGCACAGCAGCCCGGCCACCGACGACCAGCCCGGCTCCCTCACCACCTACTTGATCCTCGCCTTGCTCTTCgtctccctgctcttcctcgGCTCCACGGCAGCCTTCGTGGCTCGCGGGCTGTGcaagagaaaggagctgaaggcTGGCCACGTGCTTTACGGGGCCAACAACTTGCCCAGCGGCCTGGCcgaggcagctgctgcagggacccTGCCCCACCCCTACTGCTACGAGATCAGCCTCACCACGGGCTCGGCCAACAGCGACTTCAAGTTCCTCAAGCCCTTCGTGCCCAGCCTGacaccacagccctgtgccatgGCCGGGGGCCCCAGTGAGGAACAGGTTTTCCcttgtgtccctgtccccacagaggACGTGACACCGGACGATGCTGGGACTGCCTCTGCAGAACAGTTCAACCGTCTGTCCTTTAACTAG
- the LOC116794268 gene encoding protocadherin beta-15-like has translation MAMARQVLCVCALLSVPLARSQPIRYSVAEEADSGSLVGNLAQDAALPPAQLSARRARLLPEDGRQHFRLDRDSGRLVVADRLDREQLCAQSHTCTLAFELLLADPLQFFRVEVTLHDINDHSPVFPTERVTFKIPEKTDPGSRFPLELARDLDIGSNSIQAYSIAPENGYFSVSFDSQSEDGKYVELVLEKPLDREEQAEMHFSLIAVDGGSPARSGTTQIHIIILDVNDNSPVFTQKMYVGQVLENAPKGSVVLTVLATDQDEGTNGDISYQFSQAVSQSESAFEIDHITGEIKLRKPLDFEAAEHHELSVRATDGGGLSAICKVLVQVLDVNDNAPELEVSSFSSPLPENSAPGTVVALFTVRDRDAGANGKVSCALDDQLVFSLRPAYKNYYELVTVSALDREETAQYMLTVTAADAGSPPLTSSHTFTVAISDVNDNAPVFSQTSYTMYVRENNVPGVLVGAVSAADADVGLNAKVSYSLSAGQAAERPRCSCLSVNSENGQVFVLRGLDYEQLRQSEVVVSASDAGSPPLRANVTVRLLVLDENDNAPLVLYPAHDSGPASSELVPVSAEAGYLVSKVVAVDADSGQNSWLSYHLLRATDPGLFAVAAQSGEVRLRRPLTDRDSVKHKLVVLVRDNGRPPLSATAALSALLLKDFSDLRQPHSSPATDDQPGSLTTYLILALLFVSLLFLGSTAAFVARGLCKRKELKAGHVLYGADNLPSGLAEAAAAGTLPHPYCYEISLTTGSANSDFKFLKPFVPSLTPQPCAMAGGPSEEQVFPCVPVPTEDVTPHDAGTVSAEQFNRLSFN, from the coding sequence ATGGCGATGGCAAGGCAagtgctttgtgtgtgtgctttgctGTCCGTGCCGCTCGCTCGCTCGCAGCCCATCCGCTACTCCGTGGCCGAGGAGGCGGACAGCGGCTCCCTGGTCGGCAACCTGGCGCAGGACGCGGCGCTGCCGCCGGCGCAGCTCTCGGCTCGCCGCGCCCGCCTGCTGCCCGAGGACGGCCGGCAGCACTTTCGCCTCGACCGCGACAGCGGCCGCCTCGTCGTGGCCGACAGGCTCGACCGGGAGCAGCTGTGCGCCCAGTCCCACACCTGCACGCTCGCCTTCGAGCTGCTGCTGGCCGACCCGCTGCAGTTCTTTCGGGTCGAGGTGACCCTGCACGACATCAATGACCATTCACCTGTTTTCCCTACTGAACGAGTCACTTTTAAGATTCCCGAAAAGACTGATCCAGGCTCTCGTTTCCCCCTGGAGCTTGCTCGGGATCTTGATATTGGCAGCAACAGCATCCAGGCATACAGCATTGCTCCCGAGAATGGGTACTTTAGTGTCTCCTTTGACAGCCAGAGTGAGGACGGCAAATACGTTGAACTTGTTTTGGAAAAGCCGCTGgacagagaggagcaggcagagatgCATTTCAGTCTCATTGCCGTGGATGGGGGTTCTCCTGCCAGGAGTGGGACCACCCAAATTCACATTATAATTCTAGATGTAAATGACAACTCCCCAGTCTTCACACAGAAGATGTACGTTGGGCAGGTTTTGGAAAATGCACCAAAGGGCTCTGTCGTTCTGACTGTGTTGGCAACTGATCAGGATGAAGGAACAAATGGAGATATCTCCTATCAGTTCAGCCAAGCGGTCAGCCAGAGTGAATCAGCATTTGAGATTGATCACATAACGGGTGAAATCAAACTCAGAAAGCCTTTGGACTTTGAGGCAGCAGAGCATCATGAACTCAGTGTGAGGGCCACAGATGGTGGGGGCCTCTCAGCAATCTGCAAGGTGTTGGTGCAGGTGTTGGATGTGAATGACAATGCCCCGGAGCTGGAGGTCAGCTCCTTCAGCAGTCCCCTCCCCGAGAACTCAGCGCCCGGTACGGTCGTTGCCCTCTTCACTGTCCGGGACCGCGATGCCGGGGCCAACGGCAAGGTCTCGTGTGCCCTGGACGATCAGCTCGTCTTCTCCCTGCGCCCAGCCTACAAGAATTACTACGAGCTGGTGACCGTGAGTGCCCTGGACCGCGAGGAGACGGCTCAGTACATGCTGACGGTGACAGCGGCAGACGCGGGCTCCCCTCCTCTGACGAGCAGCCACACCTTCACCGTGGCCATCTCGGACGTCAATGACAACGCCCCTGTCTTCAGCCAGACCTCGTACACCATGTACGTGCGGGAGAACAATGTCCCCGGCGTGCTGGTCGGAGCCGTGAGCGCTGCAGATGCCGACGTGGGGCTCAACGCCAAGGTGAGCTATTCGCTGTCAGCGGGGCAAGCGGCGGAGCGGCCTCGGTGCTCGTGCCTGTCGGTGAACTCGGAGAACGGGCAGGTGTTTGTGCTGCGAGGCCTGGACTACgagcagctgaggcagagcGAGGTGGTGGTGAGCGCCTCTGACGCGGGCTCTCCTCCCCTGCGAGCCAACGTCACCGTCCGCCTGCTGGTGCTGGACGAGAACGACAACGCCCCGCTCGTGCTGTACCCGGCGCACGACAGCGGCCCGGCCTCCAGCGAGCTGGTGCCCGTGTCGGCTGAGGCGGGCTACCTCGTCTCCAAAGTGGTGGCCGTCGATGCCGACTCGGGGCAGAACTCGTGGCTCTCCTACCACCTGCTCAGGGCCACCGACCCCGGGCTCTTTGCCGTGGCCGCCCAAAGCGGCGAGGTCAGGCTCAGGAGGCCGCTGACAGACAGAGACAGCGTCAAGCACAAGCTCGTCGTCCTGGTGCGAGACAACGGCCGCCCACCCCTCTCAGCCACCGCCGCTCTCAGCGCACTCCTGCTCAAGGACTTCTCCGACCTGCGCCAACCGCACAGCAGCCCGGCCACCGACGACCAGCCCGGCTCCCTCACCACCTACTTGATCCTCGCCTTGCTCTTCgtctccctgctcttcctcgGCTCCACGGCAGCCTTCGTGGCTCGCGGGCTGTGcaagagaaaggagctgaaggcTGGCCACGTGCTTTACGGGGCCGACAACTTGCCCAGCGGCCTGGCcgaggcagctgctgcagggacccTGCCCCACCCCTACTGCTACGAGATCAGCCTCACCACGGGCTCGGCCAACAGCGACTTCAAGTTCCTCAAGCCCTTCGTGCCCAGCCTGacaccacagccctgtgccatgGCCGGGGGCCCCAGTGAGGAACAGGTTTTCCcttgtgtccctgtccccacagaggACGTGACACCGCACGATGCTGGGACTGTCTCTGCAGAACAGTTCAACCGTCTGTCCTTTAACTAG